One window of the Carnobacterium maltaromaticum DSM 20342 genome contains the following:
- a CDS encoding superoxide dismutase produces MTYTVPELPYAYDALEPNIDAETMHLHHDKHHVTYVTNLNAAIEKHPELGEKTIEDLVSNLDAIPEDIRTAVRNNGGGHANHSFFWEILSPTGGGEPTGEVKDAIDATFGSFAKFQEDFAAAATTRFGSGWAWLVLDGGKLAITSTPNQDTPLSEGKTPILGLDVWEHAYYLNYKNVRPAYIKAFWNLVNWEQVAKHYAAAK; encoded by the coding sequence ATGACTTATACAGTTCCAGAATTACCTTATGCTTATGATGCACTAGAACCAAATATTGATGCAGAAACTATGCATTTACATCATGATAAACATCATGTAACTTACGTAACCAATTTAAATGCGGCAATTGAAAAACACCCTGAATTAGGTGAAAAAACAATTGAAGATTTAGTTAGCAACTTAGATGCAATTCCTGAAGATATTCGTACGGCTGTACGTAATAACGGTGGAGGACACGCAAACCATTCATTCTTCTGGGAAATCTTATCACCAACAGGTGGTGGAGAACCAACTGGTGAGGTTAAAGACGCTATTGACGCTACTTTTGGTAGCTTTGCAAAATTCCAAGAAGATTTTGCAGCAGCAGCAACAACTCGTTTTGGTTCAGGTTGGGCTTGGTTAGTTTTAGATGGTGGCAAATTAGCAATCACTTCAACTCCAAACCAAGATACACCATTATCAGAAGGTAAAACACCTATTTTAGGCTTAGATGTATGGGAACATGCTTATTACCTAAATTACAAAAATGTACGTCCAGCTTATATTAAAGCATTTTGGAACCTAGTAAACTGGGAACAAGTTGCTAAACACTATGCAGCTGCTAAATAG
- a CDS encoding pentapeptide repeat-containing protein, which translates to MKPIKKELPRIPKQLILADFDEIEDEAFYENCLFENCTLSNRQLDKVCFKHSRFINVTFENMTFHQLELLDVEFHKCNISNTEMIGVILHRSLLKGSKFVGCNFSEGMVLDTSFEDCFGNYSFFSYTTFKRVVFEATSLIESDFFEVKWQKLQFDQCNLDGANFMNTDLRGLDFSTSTFEKIALSFDLLKGCTINPQQSLVLVAALGVNIS; encoded by the coding sequence ATGAAGCCCATAAAAAAAGAGTTACCTAGAATTCCAAAGCAATTAATTCTAGCTGATTTTGATGAAATTGAAGACGAAGCTTTTTATGAAAACTGTTTATTTGAAAATTGTACTTTATCTAATCGCCAATTAGATAAGGTATGCTTTAAACATAGTCGCTTTATCAACGTGACATTTGAAAATATGACTTTCCATCAATTAGAATTATTGGATGTTGAGTTTCATAAATGCAATATCAGCAATACGGAAATGATTGGCGTTATTCTACATCGAAGCCTTTTAAAAGGCAGTAAATTTGTTGGATGTAACTTCTCAGAAGGGATGGTCCTGGATACTTCTTTTGAGGACTGTTTTGGAAACTATAGCTTTTTTAGTTATACCACATTTAAACGTGTTGTTTTTGAAGCAACTTCGTTAATTGAAAGTGATTTTTTTGAAGTCAAATGGCAAAAATTACAATTTGATCAATGTAATTTAGATGGCGCTAATTTTATGAACACTGATTTACGAGGGTTAGATTTTAGTACCTCAACTTTTGAAAAGATAGCTCTATCCTTTGATTTGCTGAAAGGTTGCACAATTAACCCTCAACAATCATTAGTTCTAGTTGCTGCTTTAGGTGTAAATATCTCCTGA
- a CDS encoding YfhO family protein, with amino-acid sequence MSNLLQAIKKFFQSHWPLLLAFFGPFIIMATIYGFQGVYPFGNSTLLTVDLGQQYVDFYAYYRETLLHNPLSFFYSFSKAIGGDMIGLWAYYLTSPFNLILILFPPKLITLSVTTLTLIKISTAGLTFGILLKKAFDGKGFILAAFSISYALMGYTIVNQLNIMWLDGLVFLPMVILGIEKLLITKKGSFYTLFLAIMLVANYYIAYMICIFTVVYFFFRLTGIHFPNKIALKKKIIYFFTTFLRFAWYSLLAGGLSAFLLIPTFNALLASKASYTNFKLDWNFNYPIQEIIAKFYLGAFNFDQMPDGTPNVFIGSLALISFGCFFFNRAFPIRERFGALLVSIFLILSMNIKALNLMWHGMQYPIWYPYRFSFVFCFFMILLGFRSFMQLKKIPIWGIILTLSLTALASVYLLKAQFDFIYEAQIILTSLFVVLIVLLLILKAQNYFWLPLAFFLVSVAEMTINATVDLSRLSYVTNSSFLDYKKEVGSAINQIQENDSDFYRIEKTFLRSKNDSFQFGYPSVTHFSSTFEKEIPTLFGNLGFPVGNGFVTYSNGTLFTDAFFGIKYFASENNTLYQLPGNYLDSSSELATDSLPDNPLNENVLENFTKSESNLTKQDLTLNVMSNKPDLRYYLKQNSHEFISIFKNPNALPIAFGADEQLLQEKLLIGQPIQLQENLLQSMDQKDERIRYFTPLAFNSTVFQNVTSNGNMQNITYKKQVANKKATVDFQFTPQTDDPYYITLGPSIKEKNATIYLNGKVLNQYKTYRDSIVINVASRQKGETITISFELLEDTLWLDNFHLYRFNEAAFQSVITNLKANQLTIDSYGDTYFKGHVTIQNDNQILMTTIPDSPGWTVKIDGKPVKSKKVLDTLMAVPISKGKHQVEMRYRTPYFKEAVIISLLSGGLLIASHLFFTKGKHSHNQVQLKETKPK; translated from the coding sequence ATGTCAAATTTGCTTCAAGCCATTAAAAAATTTTTCCAAAGTCATTGGCCACTTTTACTAGCGTTTTTTGGTCCTTTTATTATTATGGCCACAATTTATGGATTTCAAGGCGTTTATCCCTTTGGAAATAGCACCTTATTAACGGTTGATCTCGGTCAACAATATGTTGATTTTTATGCTTATTATCGTGAAACCTTGCTCCACAATCCTTTAAGCTTTTTTTATTCTTTTTCTAAAGCAATTGGTGGCGATATGATTGGGCTTTGGGCTTATTATTTAACCAGTCCTTTTAATTTAATTTTAATCCTTTTTCCACCCAAATTAATTACTTTATCCGTTACTACTTTAACGTTAATAAAAATTAGTACTGCTGGACTAACTTTTGGTATTCTTCTAAAAAAAGCATTCGATGGCAAAGGATTTATTTTGGCCGCCTTTTCGATTAGCTATGCATTAATGGGCTATACGATTGTCAATCAATTAAATATTATGTGGTTAGATGGACTTGTTTTTCTACCCATGGTTATTTTAGGAATTGAGAAATTACTTATTACAAAAAAAGGTAGTTTTTATACCCTCTTTTTAGCTATTATGCTGGTAGCAAATTACTACATTGCCTATATGATTTGTATTTTCACTGTTGTCTATTTTTTCTTCCGTTTAACAGGTATTCATTTTCCTAACAAAATTGCTTTAAAAAAGAAAATTATTTATTTTTTCACAACTTTTTTACGGTTTGCTTGGTATTCTTTATTAGCTGGTGGACTCTCAGCCTTCTTATTGATCCCAACCTTCAATGCTTTGTTAGCTAGTAAGGCAAGTTACACAAATTTCAAATTAGATTGGAATTTCAATTATCCTATTCAAGAAATTATAGCTAAATTCTATCTAGGCGCCTTTAATTTTGATCAGATGCCTGATGGAACACCCAATGTTTTTATTGGCAGTTTAGCGCTTATTTCATTTGGTTGCTTCTTTTTTAATCGGGCTTTTCCAATTCGTGAACGTTTTGGCGCATTATTAGTCAGTATATTTTTAATTCTATCCATGAATATCAAAGCACTTAATTTAATGTGGCATGGGATGCAATATCCTATTTGGTACCCTTATCGCTTTTCATTTGTTTTCTGCTTTTTTATGATTTTATTAGGTTTTAGAAGTTTTATGCAGTTGAAAAAAATACCTATTTGGGGCATTATCCTAACACTTTCTTTAACTGCACTTGCCTCTGTTTATCTTTTGAAGGCTCAGTTTGATTTCATTTACGAAGCGCAGATTATTTTAACTTCTCTCTTTGTTGTTCTGATTGTCTTGCTTTTAATTCTAAAAGCACAAAATTATTTTTGGTTGCCTTTAGCCTTTTTTCTCGTTAGTGTTGCTGAAATGACCATTAATGCCACTGTTGATCTATCTAGATTAAGTTATGTAACAAATTCCAGTTTCTTAGATTATAAAAAAGAAGTTGGCTCTGCCATCAATCAAATTCAAGAAAATGATTCTGATTTTTATCGAATTGAAAAAACTTTTTTACGTTCAAAAAATGATAGTTTTCAATTTGGTTATCCAAGTGTGACTCATTTCAGTTCGACTTTTGAAAAAGAAATCCCCACACTTTTTGGCAATTTAGGCTTTCCAGTCGGGAATGGTTTTGTCACTTATTCTAACGGAACATTGTTTACAGATGCATTTTTTGGCATTAAATATTTTGCTAGTGAAAATAATACTCTTTATCAACTTCCAGGAAATTATCTAGACTCATCATCGGAATTAGCAACAGATTCTTTACCTGATAATCCTTTAAATGAAAATGTACTAGAGAATTTCACTAAATCGGAAAGCAACCTAACGAAGCAAGACTTAACCTTAAATGTGATGTCTAACAAACCTGATTTACGCTACTATTTAAAACAAAATAGCCATGAATTTATTTCAATTTTTAAAAACCCAAATGCGCTACCAATAGCCTTTGGGGCCGACGAACAGTTGCTCCAAGAAAAGTTATTAATTGGCCAACCGATTCAATTACAAGAAAATTTGCTCCAAAGTATGGACCAAAAAGATGAACGAATTCGTTACTTCACACCTTTAGCTTTCAATAGTACTGTTTTTCAAAATGTGACTTCAAATGGCAATATGCAAAATATTACCTATAAAAAACAAGTTGCAAATAAAAAAGCAACGGTTGATTTTCAATTTACACCTCAAACAGATGATCCGTACTATATTACGCTAGGTCCAAGTATTAAAGAAAAGAATGCCACCATTTATTTAAATGGGAAAGTATTGAATCAGTATAAGACCTACCGTGATTCAATTGTAATCAACGTTGCAAGTCGACAAAAAGGTGAAACTATTACTATTTCCTTCGAACTCTTAGAAGATACATTATGGCTTGATAATTTTCATCTTTATCGTTTTAACGAAGCGGCTTTTCAATCTGTTATAACTAATTTAAAAGCCAATCAATTGACTATAGATAGTTACGGAGATACCTACTTTAAAGGTCATGTAACAATCCAAAACGACAATCAAATTCTAATGACGACGATCCCTGATAGTCCTGGGTGGACCGTTAAAATTGATGGTAAACCTGTGAAATCAAAAAAAGTCTTAGATACATTAATGGCTGTGCCTATTTCTAAAGGCAAACACCAAGTTGAAATGCGTTACCGTACACCGTATTTTAAAGAAGCCGTAATTATTAGTTTGCTTAGTGGCGGGCTTCTGATTGCCTCGCACCTATTTTTTACCAAAGGGAAACATAGTCACAATCAAGTTCAATTAAAGGAGACAAAACCGAAATGA
- a CDS encoding IS1380-like element IS1678 family transposase has protein sequence MTSLHKNQVKFNSNITISHTGGQLSSDSGLVLVKELMNTFGFSELAKQHIHIEDERAYFTHDNLSILEQFIMQLIAGYSADSAANLLRQDPVFKAVLDRKELASQSSLSRFLDRLSEENIHELQALNQELIDKARLIRNDTELIIDLDSTHSDTFGHQEQTDYNTHYQTYGYHPLVAFDGLTGDFLKAELRSGNQYTSKGVKEFLTPLLEHYNHSLPNTDILVRGDSGFATPGVYDSCESKKSHYVIRLKNNRRLGQIAEKSVLYGDNQKWEEREVQYFSTTYQAQSWSQSRRVCIRSTREAGELLFRHEFIVTNLSENVSPDTIFSLYAKRGTMENFIKEAKAGFYFDKTDSPRFLENHVRMMLSLIAYNLVNFLRTIGFEEVQKGMTIHSIRLKFLKVAGKLVQTGRRVYLKLSSYHVYQNEFYRVFARLRRASQWI, from the coding sequence ATGACTAGCTTACACAAAAACCAAGTAAAATTCAATTCAAATATCACTATTTCTCATACAGGTGGTCAATTATCGAGTGATTCGGGTCTCGTCCTAGTGAAAGAGCTGATGAACACCTTCGGTTTTTCTGAACTGGCTAAGCAACACATTCACATTGAAGACGAACGAGCATATTTTACTCATGACAACTTATCCATACTTGAGCAGTTCATTATGCAATTAATTGCTGGTTACTCAGCTGATTCTGCAGCTAATCTCCTGAGACAAGATCCTGTGTTTAAAGCTGTTTTAGATAGGAAAGAACTCGCTTCTCAATCTTCACTTTCTCGATTTTTAGATCGACTATCTGAGGAGAATATCCATGAACTTCAAGCTTTGAACCAAGAACTTATTGATAAAGCACGCCTCATCCGTAATGATACGGAATTAATCATTGATTTAGATTCGACCCATTCAGATACATTTGGTCACCAAGAACAAACGGATTATAATACCCACTACCAAACCTATGGTTATCATCCATTGGTAGCTTTTGACGGATTGACTGGTGACTTCTTAAAAGCTGAACTACGTTCAGGAAATCAATATACATCAAAAGGCGTAAAGGAGTTTCTCACACCTTTATTAGAGCACTATAATCACTCTCTACCAAACACTGACATCTTGGTTCGTGGAGACAGCGGGTTCGCTACACCTGGTGTGTATGATTCGTGTGAATCAAAAAAGAGTCATTATGTTATTCGACTGAAGAATAATCGTAGACTAGGTCAAATAGCTGAGAAATCAGTACTTTATGGCGATAATCAAAAGTGGGAAGAACGAGAAGTTCAGTACTTCTCCACCACTTATCAAGCACAATCCTGGTCACAAAGTCGTCGCGTGTGTATACGCTCAACACGTGAAGCGGGCGAACTACTCTTTCGACATGAGTTTATCGTGACGAATCTATCAGAAAATGTTTCTCCTGATACCATCTTTTCTCTCTATGCCAAACGTGGCACAATGGAGAACTTCATTAAAGAAGCGAAAGCTGGCTTTTACTTTGACAAGACAGACAGTCCTCGCTTTTTGGAGAATCATGTCCGAATGATGCTCAGCTTGATAGCTTACAACTTAGTCAACTTCTTAAGAACGATTGGCTTTGAGGAAGTCCAAAAGGGAATGACCATTCATTCTATTCGATTGAAGTTTCTGAAAGTTGCTGGGAAATTAGTCCAAACGGGTAGACGAGTCTATCTCAAATTATCTAGTTATCATGTGTATCAGAATGAATTCTACAGGGTCTTTGCTCGCCTGAGGCGAGCCAGTCAATGGATCTAA
- a CDS encoding penicillin-binding transpeptidase domain-containing protein translates to MAESNGSMKKKKSHIPFRLNLLFFIVFLLFASLIVRLGYLQIVKGEEFEAEVKRTEMTTATGTVPRGMIYDSQGRQLVGNTALQAITYTRGAQVSGKDMMKIATKLGTFIQMTPDSIEDLNERDLQDYWAIVHEKELNKRLSKKELELKGSELYQVQLSKITPEDLAPITEQEKQVAAIFKRMNGAYALTTTYIKSKDVSDTEIAAISENLVDLPGVDTSTDWQRVYPEGEMLRSILGSVTTEKVGLPEDQASALLAKGYARNDRVGNSYLEKQYETVLSGSKSKSETETNANGDIINTIAKYEGSKGDNLVLTIDIEFQKKVEEITKNALSGILGGLTDRMYVMASDPHTGEILAMTGQKYNFETNQIEDDALGVMNSQYTMGSSVKGATVLAGYMDGVISLDNNMILDQPLEFKGTQKKSSWFNRNGNNELMSDETALEVSSNSYMMQVAMRMGGQNNYIPNGSLDIDMNLVFSKLRSYYAQFGLGVPTGIDLPGESTGLPGEQSNAGLALDFAYGQFDTYTTLQLNQYITTIANGGNRIAPHVVKEIRETDEDGKLGAIQTEIQPNILNRINVGNEEIKRVQTGMFNVVHGSHPNKTGRGSLAESPNNIAGKTGTAEAFYYGPQTQSNGTSVYNLTFVGYAPADNPEIAVTVVVPFMPNDDNTVNKDTASAVFNAYFDMKK, encoded by the coding sequence GTGGCAGAATCAAATGGTAGTATGAAAAAGAAAAAATCCCATATTCCTTTTCGTTTAAATTTGTTATTTTTTATTGTCTTTCTTTTATTTGCAAGTTTAATTGTTCGATTAGGTTATTTGCAAATTGTTAAGGGAGAAGAATTTGAAGCAGAAGTTAAACGAACGGAAATGACAACGGCAACCGGAACGGTTCCTCGTGGGATGATTTATGACAGTCAAGGACGTCAATTAGTTGGTAACACAGCTCTACAAGCAATTACCTATACTAGAGGTGCGCAAGTTAGTGGGAAAGATATGATGAAAATCGCGACTAAACTCGGTACCTTTATTCAGATGACACCAGATAGCATAGAGGATTTAAATGAGCGGGATTTACAAGACTATTGGGCAATTGTCCATGAAAAAGAATTAAATAAACGTTTAAGTAAAAAAGAACTTGAATTAAAAGGATCTGAGTTATATCAAGTTCAATTATCAAAAATTACGCCTGAAGATCTTGCACCGATTACAGAACAAGAAAAGCAAGTGGCAGCTATTTTTAAAAGAATGAACGGTGCGTATGCATTAACAACAACGTATATTAAAAGTAAAGATGTTTCTGATACGGAAATTGCAGCAATTAGTGAGAATTTAGTTGATTTACCAGGTGTTGATACGTCGACAGACTGGCAACGTGTTTATCCTGAAGGTGAAATGTTACGAAGTATTTTAGGGAGTGTAACCACTGAAAAAGTTGGTTTACCCGAGGATCAAGCAAGTGCGCTGTTAGCTAAAGGTTATGCTAGAAATGATCGTGTTGGGAATAGTTATTTAGAAAAACAATACGAAACAGTGTTAAGTGGTTCAAAATCAAAATCAGAAACAGAAACGAATGCAAATGGTGATATTATCAATACGATTGCCAAGTACGAAGGTTCTAAAGGCGATAACTTAGTTTTAACCATTGATATTGAGTTTCAAAAGAAGGTTGAAGAAATTACTAAAAATGCTTTAAGTGGAATTTTAGGTGGTTTGACAGATCGTATGTATGTTATGGCTTCTGATCCTCATACAGGTGAAATATTAGCGATGACTGGTCAAAAATATAATTTCGAAACCAATCAAATTGAAGATGATGCATTAGGTGTCATGAATAGTCAATACACGATGGGATCTTCTGTCAAAGGGGCGACTGTCCTGGCTGGCTATATGGATGGTGTCATTAGCTTAGATAATAACATGATTCTAGATCAACCTTTAGAATTTAAAGGAACACAGAAAAAAAGTTCATGGTTTAACCGAAATGGAAACAACGAATTAATGTCAGATGAAACAGCCTTGGAGGTTTCTTCTAACTCGTATATGATGCAAGTAGCCATGCGAATGGGTGGTCAAAATAATTACATCCCTAATGGAAGTCTAGATATTGATATGAACTTAGTTTTCTCAAAATTAAGATCTTATTATGCGCAATTTGGATTAGGAGTTCCAACTGGAATTGACTTGCCAGGTGAATCAACTGGTTTGCCAGGCGAACAATCCAATGCAGGGTTAGCTCTCGATTTCGCTTATGGTCAATTTGACACCTATACAACGCTTCAACTAAATCAGTATATTACGACAATTGCTAATGGTGGAAACCGAATTGCACCGCATGTTGTGAAGGAAATTCGAGAAACAGATGAGGATGGCAAGCTAGGAGCTATCCAAACGGAAATTCAACCAAATATTCTTAACCGAATTAATGTTGGAAATGAAGAAATTAAAAGAGTCCAAACTGGGATGTTTAATGTGGTTCATGGTAGCCATCCAAATAAAACTGGAAGAGGAAGTTTAGCAGAGTCCCCTAACAATATTGCAGGTAAAACTGGTACAGCTGAGGCTTTTTATTATGGACCTCAAACACAAAGTAATGGTACGTCGGTATATAATCTAACATTTGTTGGTTATGCACCCGCTGATAACCCAGAAATTGCGGTGACTGTCGTTGTACCATTCATGCCGAATGATGATAATACGGTGAATAAAGATACAGCTAGTGCTGTTTTTAATGCCTATTTTGATATGAAAAAATAA
- the rpmG gene encoding 50S ribosomal protein L33, protein MRVNITLECTECKERNYHSKKNKRNNPDRVEFKKYCPRERRMTLHRETK, encoded by the coding sequence ATGCGTGTAAACATTACATTGGAATGTACTGAGTGTAAAGAACGTAATTACCACTCAAAGAAAAACAAACGTAACAATCCAGATCGTGTAGAATTTAAAAAATATTGTCCGCGTGAACGTCGTATGACATTACATCGTGAAACAAAATAA
- a CDS encoding 5-formyltetrahydrofolate cyclo-ligase, which yields MDKSIVRVELIERLEKLSEVEKAKIEKRLVEKLLAHSWWENASTIGLTLAQALEIDTKPLIKAAWQSDKKVVVPRTKKAGQMDFVYYTPETKMERSSFGILEPIKSLPAVPKEQIQLLIVPGVGFNSAGYRIGFGAGYYDRYLADYQGKTISLALPQQLTNDWTVDSYDIPVQLILT from the coding sequence ATGGATAAAAGTATAGTAAGAGTTGAGTTAATTGAAAGATTAGAAAAACTCTCTGAGGTTGAGAAGGCTAAAATTGAAAAAAGACTTGTTGAAAAATTACTTGCTCATAGTTGGTGGGAAAATGCCTCCACAATTGGATTAACTTTAGCTCAAGCGCTTGAAATTGACACAAAGCCTCTGATTAAAGCAGCTTGGCAATCGGATAAAAAGGTAGTTGTTCCTAGAACTAAAAAAGCGGGACAAATGGATTTTGTCTATTATACGCCAGAAACAAAAATGGAAAGGTCTTCATTTGGCATTTTAGAGCCGATAAAATCATTACCAGCTGTCCCAAAAGAGCAAATTCAATTACTGATAGTTCCGGGGGTAGGTTTTAATTCAGCTGGATATCGAATTGGTTTTGGAGCTGGTTATTATGATCGGTATTTGGCAGATTATCAAGGGAAAACAATTTCTTTAGCGCTTCCTCAACAACTAACAAATGATTGGACTGTAGATTCATACGACATTCCTGTTCAGTTAATTTTGACTTAA
- a CDS encoding rhomboid family intramembrane serine protease codes for MNYQTEMKLKRFSNKPFMTYTFLTIQIILFLLMTLFFGGSENTYTLILFGAKFNPLIVMGDWWRLITPMFLHIGWLHLAVNSVCVYYIGTHLEKIMGHWRFALIYLLSGVAGNVASFAFSDSVSAGASTSIFGLFATTLMLAETFKGNAYYREIAKTFGILIVFNFITGFLSIGDGNVDNAGHAGGLVGGFLIATAISVPNAPVDLKTKRIIAGVAYTIALLFFIAIGFKRTTIGV; via the coding sequence TTGAATTATCAAACTGAAATGAAATTAAAACGTTTCTCAAATAAACCTTTTATGACATATACTTTCTTAACGATTCAAATTATACTTTTTTTACTAATGACGCTTTTTTTTGGCGGTAGTGAAAATACGTATACACTGATTCTTTTTGGAGCGAAATTTAACCCCTTAATTGTAATGGGTGATTGGTGGCGTTTGATCACACCAATGTTTCTGCATATCGGTTGGTTGCATCTGGCGGTTAACTCGGTATGTGTGTATTATATTGGAACACATTTAGAGAAAATTATGGGGCATTGGCGTTTCGCGTTAATTTATTTATTGAGTGGTGTTGCTGGAAATGTAGCTAGTTTTGCGTTTAGTGATTCAGTATCTGCTGGTGCAAGTACATCAATATTTGGCTTATTTGCTACAACTTTAATGTTGGCAGAAACCTTTAAAGGAAATGCTTATTATCGTGAAATTGCCAAGACTTTTGGAATTCTAATTGTATTTAACTTTATTACAGGATTTCTTTCAATAGGAGATGGAAATGTAGATAATGCTGGGCATGCTGGTGGCTTGGTAGGTGGCTTTTTAATTGCAACAGCTATCTCTGTTCCTAATGCTCCTGTAGATTTAAAAACGAAACGGATTATTGCAGGAGTTGCTTATACGATAGCGCTATTATTTTTTATCGCAATCGGTTTCAAAAGAACAACAATTGGAGTATAA
- a CDS encoding YqgQ family protein, producing MRTLYDVQQLLRRFGIYVYVGKRLWDIELMQIELKSLNDEGLIPNETYIAAVLVLKQEHRIEEGKEK from the coding sequence GTGAGAACGTTGTATGATGTTCAACAACTATTAAGAAGATTTGGTATTTATGTTTATGTGGGAAAACGTTTGTGGGACATCGAATTAATGCAAATCGAGTTAAAAAGTTTAAATGATGAAGGATTGATTCCCAATGAAACCTACATTGCAGCAGTTTTAGTTTTAAAACAGGAGCATCGTATTGAAGAAGGAAAAGAAAAATAA
- a CDS encoding ROK family glucokinase, protein MSKKLIGIDLGGTTVKFAILTEAGEVQQKWSIETDSDDEGSKIVPSIVASINQHLERYNMTKADFIGIGMGSPGTVDREKGTVIGAYNLNWKTLQFVKKDIEEGTGIPFAIDNDANVAALGERWKGAGENGDDVTFITLGTGVGGGIIAEGHLLHGIVGAAGEIGHITVDPEGYECTCGKKGCLETVASATGVVRVARDYADNFSGDSRLKYMIDDGQQVTAKTVFDLAKDGDVLAIKVIDKVSFYLGLACGNIGNMLNPSDIVIGGGVSAAGEFLLDQVRHYFEQFSFPQVRQSTRIKLAQLGNDAGIIGASSLARQFSKK, encoded by the coding sequence GTGTCTAAAAAACTGATTGGAATTGACTTAGGTGGTACAACTGTTAAATTTGCTATTCTAACGGAAGCAGGCGAAGTTCAACAAAAATGGAGTATTGAAACAGATAGTGATGATGAAGGTTCTAAGATTGTGCCGAGCATTGTTGCATCTATTAATCAACACTTGGAACGTTATAATATGACGAAAGCTGATTTTATTGGAATTGGAATGGGTTCACCAGGAACGGTTGATCGTGAAAAAGGAACTGTTATTGGAGCGTACAATTTAAATTGGAAAACACTGCAGTTTGTTAAAAAGGATATCGAAGAAGGAACGGGTATCCCATTTGCTATTGATAATGATGCCAATGTTGCCGCTTTAGGTGAACGTTGGAAAGGTGCTGGAGAAAACGGGGATGATGTAACCTTTATTACATTGGGTACAGGTGTCGGTGGAGGTATTATTGCTGAAGGTCACTTGTTACACGGTATTGTGGGGGCTGCTGGAGAAATTGGGCATATTACCGTTGATCCAGAAGGTTACGAATGTACTTGTGGGAAAAAAGGGTGTTTAGAAACCGTTGCAAGTGCCACTGGAGTAGTGCGTGTTGCCAGAGATTATGCAGATAATTTTTCTGGTGATTCTCGTCTGAAATATATGATTGATGATGGACAACAAGTAACGGCTAAAACGGTTTTCGATTTAGCTAAAGATGGGGATGTTCTTGCTATTAAAGTCATTGATAAAGTTTCTTTCTATCTAGGTTTAGCTTGTGGAAATATTGGGAATATGTTAAATCCATCAGATATTGTTATTGGTGGTGGAGTTTCAGCGGCTGGTGAGTTTTTATTGGACCAAGTTCGTCATTATTTTGAACAATTCTCTTTTCCGCAAGTTCGTCAGAGCACACGGATTAAACTGGCTCAACTAGGAAATGATGCAGGTATCATTGGAGCTAGCTCGTTAGCTCGTCAGTTTAGTAAAAAATAA
- a CDS encoding rhodanese-like domain-containing protein, with translation MKLSGNLIVNILLALVLLGMIGYEVYGYFNRKRAAVELSEEDFKKDMRKVQVIDVREKAEFDAGHILGARNIPYSAFKTRMVEIRKDIPVYLYDQKKAMSGRAAVRLKKAGYTEIYRLKNGYQGWTGKVKKKS, from the coding sequence ATGAAGTTGAGTGGAAATTTAATTGTAAATATTTTATTAGCACTAGTTTTATTAGGTATGATCGGGTATGAAGTCTATGGTTATTTTAATAGAAAACGTGCAGCTGTTGAACTATCTGAAGAGGATTTCAAAAAAGACATGCGTAAAGTTCAAGTGATTGATGTTCGTGAAAAAGCAGAATTTGATGCTGGACATATCCTTGGAGCTCGTAACATTCCGTATTCAGCATTTAAAACCCGAATGGTCGAAATTAGAAAAGATATTCCAGTTTATTTATATGACCAAAAAAAGGCAATGAGTGGCCGTGCGGCTGTTCGTTTGAAAAAAGCGGGTTATACAGAAATTTATCGTCTGAAAAATGGTTACCAAGGTTGGACAGGCAAAGTTAAAAAGAAATCATAA